The Mesorhizobium sp. AR10 genome includes the window GGACCAGGTCAAGCCGGGCCTCGGACGCGTCGGCAAGGCGGAAAACATCCTGTTCGCCTTTTCGGCAGCACCAGGCGAGACAGCCGCGGACGGAACCGGTCAGAATTCGCCGTTCACGGCGGCACTGACCAAATATCTCGGCACCGACGGGCTCGAAATCCGCTCTGTGCTGACGTTGGTGCAGCAGGAGGTCTATGACCTCAGCCGCGGCAAGCAATTGCCCTATGTCGAGAACGGGCTGCCGAAGCTGTTCTTTGCCTCGGCTGCCAAAGAGCAATTGCCGGAGCGCGAGCGGCTGCTGCTCGCCATGGCCGATGTGACGCCGGAGATGCGCGGTCAGGTAGAGCGGGTCGCCAGCGACGCCGACATGCCGCTGGCGCCGCTCTATGGCGCGCTGATCAGCGTGGACACCAGCCATCTCTCCGGCGAAAGCTTGGACGCCAAGCTTCGCGAGGCCGCCGACGCCTTCGTCAAGGTGCGCGACGACATGAAGATCCTGGCCGCCGACGACCCGAAGGTGACCGAGTTGCGCCGGCAGGCCGAGGAGCAGTTGTCGCTCGGCGCCTTCGATGGCGCACGCGCGATCCTTGCCAAGGCCGCCGACATCGACAATGTCTCGCGCGACACATTAAAGGCCAAGTTCGTCAGCCGCACCCTCTCCGAGGCCGCGACGCGGTTTCTGTCCGGCGGCGCGGCCCGCGCCAGCCTGGATTACGCGACTGCCATCAGCGACTATGAAACGGTGCTGTCGCTCTACGGCGAGGCCGGGCAGACCTCGCTCGGCCTGGAGCAGGCCGACCGCCAGAGCCGCACGCTGGAGGCCCTTGGCGGGCTCTACACAACGGTTGGCAATAGCGACGCCGCCGGCCGCGCCTTTGCGGCGCTGGTGGCCAACCTCGAGCAGCGGTCGCGCCAGGAAACCGATCCCAGGGTCAAGCGCGATCTCGCCATCGGCCATATCAAGTTTGCCAACATCGAGATGGCGCAAGGGGACCTGCTGGCCTCCCTGGAAAACTATGAGGCGGCCAGGGTCATGCTGCAGAATCTGACCGCACGGATCCCTGACAAAGAAGACTGGCTCGGCGATCTGGCCATGGCCAATGACAAGATCGGCAACGCACTGGCGACGCAAGGCGATGTGGGTGGGGCGGCCCAAGCCTATCAGCAAAGCCTGTCCATCAAGCAGCAATTGGCCGATGCGGAGCCGAACAGCGTCTATCTGCTGCGCGACCTGACCATTACCTATGACGAAATCGGCGACCTTGCCCGCACCACCGGCCAGCTCGACGGCGCCCAGACGGCATTCGAAGAGAGCCTGAGAATTCGGCTGGCGCTGGCGCAGAACAACCCCGATGACCCCAGGCACCAGCACGCTGTCTCCGTCAGCTACACCAGGATCGGCGACGTTCTGCGCGAGCGTGGCGACGCCGCCGGTGCGCTCGACGCCTACAACAAGAGCCAAGGGATCGCCGAAGCGCTTGTGCGCCGAGACTCAAACGACACCGATTTGAAGCGCGACCTGTCTGTCGGTTACGCCAAGATCGGCAAAGCTTACAGCGACCAGAAGGATTGGCCGCTCGCGCTGGGGTCCTTCCAGCAGGCGCTGGCGACGGCGCGCGACCTTGCCGCCATCGATCCCGGCAACACGGACTGGCAGCGCGACCTGTCTGTGTGTCTCGAACAGGTCGCCGAGGTGCTTAGAGAGCAGGGCGATGCCAGCGGTGCTCTGCAAAACTATCAGGACAGTCTTTCTATAGCCGACCGGCTGGCCAAGCTGGATCCTGCCAATTCGAACTGGCAGCGCGATATGTCGATTACCCTGCAGAAGATCGGTTATCTGGAAACCGACCGACGTCACTTTGAAGGTTCCAAGGCGGCATTCGAGGCCAGCCTCGCTATCGCCCAGAAACTGGCCCAGTCCGATCCGGACAATGCGATCTGGCAAATCGATCTGGCGCGCGCCTACATCGCCTATGCCTATGTCGCGAGGGATCCGAAGGCGGCGCTGACCAAGGCGCTTAAGCTGACGCTGGAGCTTGACCGTACGGGACGGCTGGCGCCCGGGGACAAATTCATGATCAAATATTTGCGCAACCTCCTGGCTCATTCCAACGTCCGAAAAAAATAGCCGGCTGCCAGTTGGGGATTTGGGCTGGAAATCCCCGCAAACCTTGGAAAAACCGCCTTTAGCGCCTATATCTAGGCGATATCAGAGGCGCGATTCGGGGCCGATTTTTCGCGCTGCATAAGCGGCATCTAGATAACAGGTTTTCATGAGCGATCAGAGCGACAACACCAACGGCGCCGAAGCCGAATACGGCGCCGATTCCATCAAGGTTTTGAAGGGGTTGGATGCTGTCCGCAAGCGGCCGGGCATGTATATCGGCGACACGGACGACGGCTCGGGCCTGCATCACATGGTCTACGAGGTGGTCGACAACGCCATCGACGAGGCGTTGGCAGGTCATGCCGACCTCGTCACGGTGACGCTCAACCCCGACGGTTCGGTCACGGTTATCGACAATGGCCGCGGCATTCCGACCGATATCCACACCGGCGAAGGCATTTCGGCGGCCGAAGTGATCATGACGCAGCTGCATGCCGGCGGCAAATTCGACCAGAATTCCTACAAGGTTTCGGGCGGCCTGCATGGCGTCGGCGTCTCGGTGGTCAACGCGCTGTCGGCCTGGCTGAAGCTGAAGATCCGCCGCAACGGCCAGATCTTCGAAATGAGCTTCACCCATGGCAATGCGGATGCGCCGCTAAAGGCCACAGGCAGCTACGAGCAGCAAAAGGTTGCCGGCACCTATGAGGGACGCAGCGGCAGCGAGATCACCTTTTTCCCGTCGTCCGAGACCTTCACCATGGTCGAGTTCGATTACGGCACGCTGGAACACCGGCTGCGCGAACTCGCCTTCCTGAATTCCGGCGTGCGTATCGTTTTGACAGATGCCCGCCATGCCGACATCGTGCGCCATGAACTGCATTATGATGGCGGGCTGGAAGAGTTCGTCAAATATCTCGACCGGGTCAAGAAACCACTGATCGACAAGCCGATTGCCATCAAGGCCGAGCGCGACGGCATAACCGTCGAAGTCGCGATGTGGTGG containing:
- a CDS encoding caspase family protein — its product is MLRQMTGPGRFDVRLLFTLLLIFSTTAAAVAERRVALVIADDDYRLIRPLANPVNDGEAMEAALKKLGFEVVLETNRDLRRMRRALDDFREDAKGADVALVYFSGHGVEISGENRLLPVDADASSLEALEKTSLPLEEVRDAVAATAKVGLIMLDACRSDPFTGGSGDGRGATPLIKDLVDQVKPGLGRVGKAENILFAFSAAPGETAADGTGQNSPFTAALTKYLGTDGLEIRSVLTLVQQEVYDLSRGKQLPYVENGLPKLFFASAAKEQLPERERLLLAMADVTPEMRGQVERVASDADMPLAPLYGALISVDTSHLSGESLDAKLREAADAFVKVRDDMKILAADDPKVTELRRQAEEQLSLGAFDGARAILAKAADIDNVSRDTLKAKFVSRTLSEAATRFLSGGAARASLDYATAISDYETVLSLYGEAGQTSLGLEQADRQSRTLEALGGLYTTVGNSDAAGRAFAALVANLEQRSRQETDPRVKRDLAIGHIKFANIEMAQGDLLASLENYEAARVMLQNLTARIPDKEDWLGDLAMANDKIGNALATQGDVGGAAQAYQQSLSIKQQLADAEPNSVYLLRDLTITYDEIGDLARTTGQLDGAQTAFEESLRIRLALAQNNPDDPRHQHAVSVSYTRIGDVLRERGDAAGALDAYNKSQGIAEALVRRDSNDTDLKRDLSVGYAKIGKAYSDQKDWPLALGSFQQALATARDLAAIDPGNTDWQRDLSVCLEQVAEVLREQGDASGALQNYQDSLSIADRLAKLDPANSNWQRDMSITLQKIGYLETDRRHFEGSKAAFEASLAIAQKLAQSDPDNAIWQIDLARAYIAYAYVARDPKAALTKALKLTLELDRTGRLAPGDKFMIKYLRNLLAHSNVRKK